Proteins encoded in a region of the Carnobacterium divergens genome:
- a CDS encoding recombinase family protein, with translation MSKIGYARVSSKEQNLDRQLEALQSVSKVFSDKASGQSTERPQLQAMLDYLREGDIVIVTELDRLGRNNKDLTEIMNAIQQKGATLEVLNLPSMNGIEDENLRRLINNLVVELYKYQAESERKRIKERQAQGIELAKKKGRFTGRKSTFQKDDPLLQRAFNLYQSKEYTLKEIEHHTKIPVSTLKRYLTKYGIKRK, from the coding sequence ATGAGTAAAATTGGTTATGCACGAGTAAGTAGCAAAGAACAAAACCTAGATAGACAATTAGAAGCGTTACAGAGCGTTTCTAAGGTCTTTTCAGATAAAGCAAGCGGACAATCCACCGAACGTCCTCAATTACAAGCCATGCTGGACTATCTACGTGAGGGGGATATTGTCATTGTAACGGAGTTAGACCGTTTAGGGCGGAACAATAAAGACCTTACAGAGATTATGAATGCCATTCAACAAAAAGGAGCTACGCTGGAAGTCTTAAACTTGCCCTCAATGAATGGGATTGAAGACGAAAATTTGAGACGATTAATTAATAATTTAGTCGTTGAATTATACAAATATCAAGCGGAAAGCGAACGGAAAAGAATTAAGGAAAGGCAGGCACAAGGGATTGAGTTAGCAAAGAAAAAAGGACGATTTACTGGAAGAAAAAGTACCTTTCAAAAAGACGACCCTTTACTACAAAGAGCGTTTAATCTATATCAATCAAAAGAATATACTTTAAAAGAAATTGAACATCATACTAAAATTCCAGTCAGTACACTAAAACGATATTTAACAAAGTATGGTATTAAAAGAAAATAA
- a CDS encoding class C sortase, producing the protein MKKNRQVSSQIAIILIFLVGILTMLYPFYVDALNNVIDQVRVDRYLKESQKEFEAERKRLAEENSKLSESGLAPGADPFANPNGGTVSAAYYKKHLIGTINIPDLAIELPLFDTTNDDLLEQGATVLDGTSFPVGGASTHAVISAHRGLPERELFTNLPELKNGDIFLLNVLGETLAYEVFDSQVVTPDQTSVLKIEPGQDLVTLMTCTPYMINSHRLLVTGKRVPYTPAAEKKQVKGDRFRKLKQIAILAGTALLILAAIYQLYHVIARYRLRKVRFDFTVCLEGVAEHTPIALYDKKGKKALRRNGKAYQKQTDQTGQVTFTDLPGDCYRLKLGKSWLVQFGLKKKKRPSKIWKINKKKVMLKEERMLEVK; encoded by the coding sequence ATGAAGAAAAATCGGCAAGTGAGCTCGCAAATTGCGATCATCCTCATTTTTTTGGTCGGCATCTTGACCATGCTCTATCCCTTTTATGTCGATGCGTTGAATAATGTGATCGATCAAGTGCGCGTCGATCGCTATTTGAAGGAAAGCCAGAAAGAATTTGAAGCCGAACGCAAGCGACTGGCGGAAGAAAATAGTAAATTGAGCGAAAGTGGGTTAGCTCCGGGTGCTGATCCGTTTGCGAATCCGAATGGCGGTACGGTTTCAGCTGCTTATTACAAAAAGCATTTGATTGGGACCATCAATATTCCTGATTTGGCCATTGAGTTACCGCTGTTTGATACGACCAATGATGATTTATTGGAACAAGGTGCGACGGTCCTAGATGGCACGTCCTTTCCTGTTGGTGGCGCAAGTACCCATGCGGTGATCTCGGCTCATCGTGGCTTGCCAGAACGGGAACTCTTCACCAATCTGCCGGAGCTTAAAAACGGTGATATTTTTCTGCTAAATGTCTTAGGGGAAACCTTGGCTTATGAAGTGTTCGACAGCCAAGTCGTGACGCCAGATCAGACTTCGGTTTTAAAGATCGAACCAGGCCAAGACTTGGTGACGCTCATGACCTGTACCCCTTATATGATCAATAGTCACCGTTTGTTAGTCACAGGAAAACGCGTGCCATATACACCGGCTGCCGAGAAAAAACAAGTCAAAGGTGATCGTTTTCGTAAGTTGAAACAAATCGCTATCTTGGCGGGGACGGCCCTGTTGATCTTAGCCGCTATTTATCAATTGTATCATGTGATCGCCCGTTACCGACTGCGGAAAGTGCGTTTTGATTTCACTGTTTGCTTAGAAGGCGTGGCAGAACATACACCAATCGCACTCTATGATAAAAAAGGGAAAAAGGCCCTGCGGCGTAATGGAAAAGCCTATCAAAAACAAACAGATCAAACCGGACAAGTCACTTTTACCGATCTACCAGGGGATTGCTATCGTTTGAAATTGGGCAAGAGTTGGTTGGTGCAGTTTGGTTTGAAGAAAAAAAAGAGGCCATCCAAGATTTGGAAGATAAATAAGAAAAAAGTTATGTTAAAAGAAGAAAGAATGCTAGAAGTCAAATAA